Proteins from a genomic interval of Pseudomonas paeninsulae:
- a CDS encoding saccharopine dehydrogenase family protein — MNVLLLGAGHIGFTIAQLLHNTGDYKVLVADREASSLKAINALGIATQLLDSADAGALEALMHGYDAVLNALPYHMAITVAQAAKNSGTHYFDLTEDVHATRAIMELAKDAKTAFMPQCGLAPGFIGIAAHSLARDFDSVREVKMRVGALPEFPTNALKYNLTWSVDGLVNEYCHPCEAIRNGKLQMVQPLEGLEHFSLDGVEYEAFNTSGGLGTLCETLQGKVEVLDYKTVRYPGHRDLMKFLLEDLRLAGHQEKLKDILRGAVPSTMQDVVLVFVTVNGMQDGKLVQQVFSRKIFAAVQNGRLTSAIQITTAAGICAALDLFREKRLPQAGFISQEQVSLEDFLANRFGLAYEEHSDQTQKAA, encoded by the coding sequence ATGAATGTCCTCCTGCTTGGCGCCGGCCACATCGGTTTCACCATCGCTCAACTGCTGCACAACACCGGCGACTACAAGGTGCTGGTGGCTGATCGCGAGGCCAGTTCGCTGAAGGCGATCAATGCCCTCGGCATCGCCACCCAGCTGCTCGATTCGGCCGATGCCGGCGCCCTCGAAGCACTGATGCACGGTTACGACGCGGTGCTCAATGCCCTGCCGTACCACATGGCCATTACCGTCGCCCAGGCGGCCAAGAACAGTGGCACCCACTACTTCGACCTGACCGAAGACGTCCACGCAACCAGGGCCATCATGGAGCTGGCCAAAGACGCCAAGACCGCCTTCATGCCGCAGTGCGGCCTGGCGCCTGGCTTCATCGGCATTGCCGCGCACTCCCTGGCCCGCGATTTCGACAGCGTGCGCGAGGTCAAGATGCGCGTCGGCGCCCTGCCGGAGTTCCCCACCAACGCCCTCAAGTACAACCTGACCTGGAGCGTCGACGGCCTGGTCAACGAGTACTGCCACCCTTGCGAAGCGATCCGCAACGGCAAACTGCAGATGGTCCAGCCCCTGGAAGGCCTGGAACACTTCTCCCTGGACGGCGTCGAGTACGAGGCGTTCAACACCTCCGGCGGTCTGGGCACCCTGTGTGAAACCCTGCAAGGCAAGGTCGAAGTACTGGACTACAAGACCGTGCGTTACCCGGGTCACCGCGACCTGATGAAGTTTCTCCTGGAAGACCTGCGCCTGGCCGGCCATCAGGAAAAGCTCAAGGACATCCTGCGCGGCGCCGTGCCGAGCACCATGCAGGACGTGGTGCTGGTGTTCGTCACCGTCAATGGCATGCAGGACGGCAAGCTGGTGCAGCAGGTGTTCAGCCGCAAGATCTTCGCCGCCGTGCAGAACGGCCGCCTGACCAGCGCGATCCAGATCACCACCGCCGCCGGCATCTGCGCCGCGCTGGACCTGTTCCGCGAGAAGCGCCTGCCGCAAGCGGGCTTCATCAGCCAGGAGCAGGTGTCGCTGGAAGACTTCCTCGCCAACCGCTTCGGTCTGGCCTACGAAGAACACAGCGACCAGACCCAGAAAGCCGCCTGA